AGAAACAACCCTCCAGGGCAGAAAAGCCTCAGCGCCAGCGCAGGGAAAGGGCttttgcagagcagagaggcaggtCTGCACCACAGATTCTCTCAGCAGGaggagggacaggaggagaaTGGAGCTGGAAGGCTTTTAGCATCCCTATTTCATCACTGAGAACCTTCCCTCGAGTTGAAGGCTCTTTCCTCCCCTGTTTCCAGGGCAGCCtgtggagagggagggaggacaTAAAGGGCCAAGCGAGGAGAGACAACCTGCCAGTTACCCAGCTCAATTCTtcatctcttttctcctcctgctttgcCCCAAGAGGAGCAGCGAGGCTGGAATCTGGGACAGCCCCATTCCCTTCTTGCCAAACTGCTTCTCACTTCCAAAACCAAGCGAGTGGGAAAAcgaaaaagatggaaaaggctTCTCCTCCCCCGGGGTCATTTGTCTTGCCGCAAGCAAGACTTCACAGGCACTTCTGTGGTGACAGACAAAGCGACTACAGAAGGATTCCAAGCCCAGCATGGGGTCAGGCTCTGCAGGAACCTCTTCCCAAGCAGTTTTCGAAAGGGCTGGTTCACCTGCAACCCCAGCCCTGAGGCATCAGGGGGACTGGCCGGCAGAGATGGTTAGAAGTGGGATCAGGGCTGGGCAGGCAGACAAACTCACCAGCTGATGCAGAAGGTGAGGCAGCCAATGTTGGAGATGACGTCGTTGAGGCGATGATAGACCCCCCCTCGGTGCTTGAAGTAGACGTTGAGCTTGGTGAATTCCAGCTGCACGTCATTGACGTCGTGCAGGAAGAGCACGAGGATGCCCACGTTGTGGTACCTTTGGGAACGAGGAAAGCAGGGAGGGAGATGTCCAGAGGAGCCCACCCAGGacccacctcccactggatcaggttgctccaagccccatccagcctggccttgaacccctccagggatggggcagccacccctgctctgggcacccaggtcctccccatcctcaaagtgaagaatttcttcctaataccccACCTAACTCTGCCCAGAGGGGCAATGTCCTATCTGGGGCCTCACCTGAAAGCGTAGGAGAAGGCTATGAGGGTCAGCGTGACCACGTGGTGGAGGAGCATGACGACGGAGTCCTTGCGCCACGTGTCCATGTAGGCGGTGGCGTAGATGGAGTGGCCGTAGAAGCTGCACTGCAACAGGTAGGCGATGGCGATGTCCGTGGGCACGTCCATGCCTTTCTTCCagtctggggtggggggacaaAGACACCCGGGTGAACCCAGAACCACGAGCACGGAGGAGCCATCGGCAGCGAGACGGGAGAGCAAACAGCAGGGAGCAAGCCGGAGGCGGCGCTGCCCCACGCAGCTGGGCTCAGGTCCTCCCTTTCAAGACCAGAAGAGGATCCAGCTGCTCTTTAGCATTAGACCCTCTCAAATCTAAAGAAGAAACCTTGATTTGCTTCTCTGCTGTTTTAACTCCTCAGTCCCAGCCACTAGGTGCCTCTCTCTGTAATGGAATGAGCACAGAGAGCCTGGTGGGCCCTTTCCGTCCCCACAGCATCATAGAAAAGGCAGCTTAGGGGTTGAGGCTTCTCCCTCTTTCATCCCAACTCCCATTCCCTTCTTCAACCCAGAACCTGGACATCCCAATCCATCTGCAACCCAGAACCTGGACATCCCAATCCATCTGGTTCCCACCGTACCATAAAAGACGGACGGTGGGTCGTAGAAGAAGGGGTAGTCGGTGAAGAAGAGCAGGTAGATGCCATATGACCAGGATAACGTGTAGAAAAGCAGCTTCCAGGCACTCTCAGGCATCTTGGCAGCATCCTTCGGCCGCAGGTTGCACCACTCCCCGAAGGGCTgcaaggagaggggagaaacaTCGTCACACGGGGCCGAAAGACACCACGGCTCCAAGAGACTCGAGCCCTGCAAGCACTACCAGACAAACCCAGGGGCACCAAGCCTCTTTTTCTGGATGCCTTTACAGCACgaacagaatcagagaatcaccaggttggaagagacccaccggatcatcgagtccaaccattcccatccatcactaacccatgtccctcagcgcctcgtccacccggcccttaaacccctccagggaaggggactcgaccccctccctgggcagcctgtgccagggcccagtgaccctttctgtgaaaatttttttcctaatgttcctAATAAGGTTCAACAAAACTacgtgccgggtcctgcacttgggccacaacaacaaCCCCATgggatgctccaggcttggggaagcgCATCCGGAAAGCTAGCgcagaaggacctgggggtgttggtcaacagcagctgaacatgagccaagagcggtccaggtggccaagaaggccaacggatCCATGggttggatcagccatgggggaGCCGGGCAGGGATCGACCCCTGGGCTCGGCACTGGCGAGGCTGCACCCTGAATCCTGGGCTCAGGTTTGGGCtcctcaccccaagaaggacattgaggggctggagcaccttcttatgctgaggattccagaactggacacgatcctccagctgaggtctcccaggagaggagcagaggggacaatcccctccctccccgccggccgcgctgctttggatgcagccctggACACAGCTGGTTTTCTGGACCACGTGCCACGGGGCGAGCGATGCCACATGCCGGGCACCCCCCGAGCTCAGCCGGGGCTCCGGGAATGGATGTTTTCCCTCCGTGGCAGCTGAGCGACGCCAGGCACCATTTCTGCTTCTCATCACGAGAGTGACAGAGCCGTATCAGCCCGGCCGAGCTCCGCAGCCCTCGCAGCGCTGGGCAGGGTCCAGAGGGCATCGTCACTGCCTAAAACCCAGATAACACCCAAAGGGCCCCGGCCGAGAGCTCCCGCGGGACACACCAGAGCAGCTCATaggagatgaaaacaaaatgcctGCAAAGTAACCGTACCCTGGCCCCGGTCAGCATTTTCTGCAGCCGGCGCGCGGCTCCTCGATGCTCAAAGCTATATTAAGACCCCAGCTGTCCCCAGGCAGGGGCTGGCCTGGCTTTTAGCCCCTCTCCGCGTCAGGTTTTCAAAGAATTCCGCCTCCGAGCATTGTCCCAGCCTAAGAATGCTTTGGTCCAAGCTGCTAGTTGGATCTGgaacccccagccccccaaagcTCTGCTGAGGTGTCTCTAACCCCTCCAGCCTTGCCGACACATCTCGCATTCGGAGCACGACCGTCCTCGTCGAGAGCAGGAAGGCGCCGCTGCCAAGGCTCCTTCCAACAGGAGCCacgggaggagaaagagaaggatgcTTGAAGGATGAATAAATAATGCAGAGACAGAAAGTCCTGGGCCCAGAAAGCATGAATTATTTGTGTCTCCATACAGCGGAGCAGAGAAAGGGCTCGGAGACGGGGTCACCACGCCAGCGAGCCGCAGAGCTCCTGCCCTTCTCAGCTGGGGCTCAATTTAGGATGCTGAGCTCAGCCTTAAATCCGCGCCGCAGCCTCGCTGCCCGTCACCAGCCAAGCCGTTTCGCTGCTTCCCTGCGCCTCGGCTCCCACCTGCGAGAGGGGAAGGGCAGCGGGTTCCTACCCCGGGCGGCAGAGCCGGCGGCGAGGACGGCACCCGTGGGGCCGAGAGCAGCCGCGGTTGGCGGGCACGCGGAGCCTTGGCATCACTGCCATGAAGAACCCGCTGCGGGAGCTGCCAGCCCGCAGCAAAGGCAAAACCAGGGAAGGGCGAGTTCGCTCCAGCTCGTGGGGGCCGATGCGCAGCGAGAATTTAGCCCTCGCTGCACCTATGGTTAACCATGAGCCCTGCGTagagccttcctcctccttcaaaAAGCCACCGAGCACCTCAGGTGTGCCCAGAgcgctgaggggagacctcactgctctctccagctccctgagaggaggttgtggagaggagggagctgggctcttctcccaagggacaggggacaggacgagagggaatggcctcaagctccaccaggggaggtttaagctggacattaggaaaaaatttttcacggaaagggtgattgggtagtggcagaggctgcccagggagggggttgagtcaccttccctggaggggtttaagggccgggaggacgaggtgctgagggacgtgggttagtgattgatgggaatggttggactccatgatccggtgggtctcttccaacctggtgattctacgaaaCGGGAGCAGGCTCTGGACACAGGGACGTCCCAGGACTGAGGGGACAAATTCTGGGCCCCCACCAAGAGCCAGAGCGCCGGCAGAGAGAAACACGAGCCAAGGGGGGCGCAGAGCAGCCCACGCCACGCAGGACGCTGCCCGGGGTGGGAGATGCGCAGGATGTCCTCCCGCTACCCGCCTGCCGTTCCCATGGCAACGGGGCCGAGATGCCTGTTGCTAAGGGCGACGGGTGCTGCTGCGGTGGGAACAGCAGATCTGGCTCGGGCTGAAAGAGCCCAAGGCTCTTGGCAAGCGATGCAACGGGGCTCCGCTTAAAGGGCGACCggctcttccttcctcctcctcgttcCCCCCACGCAAACCTTCGCAGGCATGTTCTGATTCAGCAGCGAAACGGAGCGGGGTGAGGGACGTGACTGCtcccccggggctggggggagcgAGGCAGCGGGTGAGAGCACCCAGCGAGAGCCCTTTGGAGCTGGAAAGAGAAACCGAATGGAAACCGCAGCCGCCCACGGCTCAGCCGAAGCGTCAAAAAAATACTCgcagcaaaaagcaaacacatgCTCGCTCCCTTTTTGCAGCCTCCGGCGCTAGAGGAAAGCAGCCAGGGCCCTTAAATCTACAACAAGCCAACGCAGCGGGACACGAGTCCTTCCAGCAGCCTGGGAGGCTTGCTCGGATGGGTTATGAATTGAGGTTTGTCACCCCAGAATTGTATCCCCCACACCACCCCCACGGCTTCTGCCCAGCCCCGCGGAGAGCCTGGCCGAGCCCCAGCCTTGCCGCGGCGGCTCCGGGCACAGCGAGTTCCCTGCAGGAACACAAAGGAGCGGCTGGCACGGAGCATCCCCAGCCCAGGCAACTGGCAGCTTTACACCAGCTTTTTTCCTCGGTGCGGACGATAACGACGAGCGAGCAGAGCTCCCACTGCAAACCTGCCCGCAGCCAACGGGTCCTGCCCGCTCCGCCGCGGCGGCgcagctccccacagccccacaaaGGTGCCTTtcgtagaatcattaaggctggaaaagatttccaagctcatccagtccaaccgtcagcccaacgcCACCATCCCTACTCAACCACGTCCTCAAGCGCCACatctcgatgatccgatgggtcttttccaacctggtgattctatgattctatgatctacgtggtttttgaacccctctagggatggggactccaccaccttcactgggcaacctctgccagcactcaagaaccctttcagtgaaaacatttcttccaatatccaatctaaacctctcctggcacaacttgaggttgttttctctcatcccatcactcgttacccacaggcaggagctgccacCCCACTAGGAAAAAGGAATTAACTGAGCTCAGCACGAAGAGCTCCCGCGGCTCCATCCCCACAGCAGGCAGccagcctcccagtgcctcagtttctccacCAGTACAGTGGTTGAGACACCACAAAGCTGCGTTAGGCTCTGGAAAACACCTTCCAGATTAACGTGCAATCGTTAAAcagaaccattctatgattccaggtAGAGAAAGGCAACACGACAACAGCACCAAACCAACAGGCGTTATTTCTTCTTTGGTGGTAAGCAGCAAATTTGCTCCTGAGAGAGAAAAGCGACAGAAAACACGCTTTGAGGACAAGACAGAGCCGCCCACGGGGCGCTGCGGGGGCTCAAGAACCTCGTCGTGCCTGCGCGCTGACACAGCGGCCCGGGGAGAGCAGCCCCCGCGCCGAGACGTGGCAGCACAACCTCCCTCCCCGAGCGAAGAAAGGACCCATTGTTGTGGCTTTCTCCCCTTCGGCTTCCAGGGTTTGGGCTTCAAACAGCAGGATGAGCCTGGAAAAGGGCTCGGTCGGTGTCCTCTGAGATGGTGGCAGGGTTTGGGGACAGCAATAATTCCCCTCGAGTCACACAGCCAGCGCTCGGGCTCAGAAAAACATCTTGACAATACCCTAGGGTGGAGAAATCTGCATAAATCACTGAAAGGGATAACAGGGACCCTCCTTTTCCAGCTCCCACGTCCTTCCCAGGGCTAAACTGCATCACTCTCCTAGGAACCCTGCGCTCCAGAGCACATTTTTCAACGTACCCAACGCTTTTCCTTGCAGAGGACACTGCAACGTCCTCCAGATTTCAACAGCAAACTGAATCGTGCCCGGGCCAAAACCAGAACGTGATTCCCCACTGCAGAGAAAaggcaggggaggcggcgagaCCTGAGGAGCATCACCAGGTCCCGAGTTCCcagttgtccagggaagctgaggctgccccatccctggaggggttcaaggccaggctggatggggcttggagcccctgatccagcgggaggtgtccctgcccatgggactggatgggctctgaggtcccttccaacccaacccattccacaattctacgATTCACCCGGCCTTTCCCAAGCGGAGCCGCCTGGTATCACTCCCACAGCGCTCGGCCTCGGCACGTCTGGGCTCAGCGGCGCTTCGGGACGTGTAACTAATGCAGAGATGCTCAGGTTGCTGCTTCTTAATCAACTGCAAGGCTGGCTGGGGCCACGCTCCCCGCAGGGCGCACGGGGGCCGTGGCGCAGACACCCCCAGCAGCAGGACGGGGGCAAACAAACCAGGGGGGCTTTGAGGGGTGGGAGTGCTCGCCTAGAACTGGTTCCGTCGGCGTTTCCGAAGGCGGCTGGAAGCTCCATGAGCTCGTGAAATCAGACACACCCCGAGCATCAGCCAAGTGAGGAAGCCAAggggcttggatcagacacggcgtggccagcagggccagggaggttcttctccctctggcctcggcactggggagaccgctcctcgaatcctggggtcagtgctgggccctcagcacaagaaggatgttgaggctctggagcgagtccagagaagagcaacaaagctggggagggggctggagaacaagaggagcggctgagagagctgggggtgtttagcctggagaagaggaggctgaggggagacctcatggctctctccaactccctgagaggaggttgaggagaggagggagctgggctcttctc
Above is a window of Phaenicophaeus curvirostris isolate KB17595 chromosome 28, BPBGC_Pcur_1.0, whole genome shotgun sequence DNA encoding:
- the CERS1 gene encoding ceramide synthase 1 isoform X2, which gives rise to MPESAWKLLFYTLSWSYGIYLLFFTDYPFFYDPPSVFYDWKKGMDVPTDIAIAYLLQCSFYGHSIYATAYMDTWRKDSVVMLLHHVVTLTLIAFSYAFRYHNVGILVLFLHDVNDVQLEFTKLNVYFKHRGGVYHRLNDVISNIGCLTFCISWFWFRLYWFPLKVLYATCHSSLQVVPNIPFYFFFNALLLILTLMNIYWFLYIVLFVAKVLMGQMKEVNDVREYDVEVSKKTTAAKKKEAGLQLPSALKEGTHLKNGLVKDKRL